Within the Myxococcus xanthus genome, the region TGCCCTCGGGGAAGGTGTCCTTCGACGCCGAACGCACCTCCCGCGGCCATGCGGACAAATTCTGGGCCGTGGCCCTTGCCTGCCAGCGGGAGCGCCAGGCCGACAAGCCGAGGGCAGGCGAAATTGGGGTGCGTGTGATTGGCTAAGTCCATGCCTGGCAAATGCGTGCGCTGAAAGTTAGAGTTAATGAGCGCCGTATACACGAGGAACAGGTGGTTCGCGGACAGCATGTCATGGCTTTCGCGGAGAACCTGTTGTGACTGGTGTTAACGGCGCGCCCAACGACGGCACGCTTACGGTAGAGCACGGCGTCGAATCCGAAGTTGCCCCGCTTCCACGGCGCTCCCGCACGTCGCGTGGGCAAAAAACCAGATGGCCAGCATGGGCATCAAGACGAGGCTTGAGTGGCACCGATGAAGGCGTTCTCCACTGCGCCCGCCCGGCAGGCACCAAACGCGCCCGCCAAGACGGTTTCTTACAGAGGCAACCTAAGGGGCCGTCTGTACAAATTTCACCAACAGTTCGTCATGTTGAGCACTTGCTCGTGCAGGAGGTGCTAGGCGGTTTTCACACTTCATCAGGACGAGGTAGCGCGATGGCGAGCGTTGCGGAGACCATCCATCGACATCAAGGTGAAATCATCCGGCTGTGGTCCGAGCAGGCAGCCCGCGCCGCGTCCGCCCGAGGGCTGGACGGACCCGAGTTCAAGAATATCATGCCTGTTTACCTGGCCTCGCTCGCTGACGAGGAAGGGGTACCCGGTGCCCTTGTTCACGCGCGGCCGACGCACGTCGAGACGCATGTGGCCGCCCGCCTCCGACAGGGCTTCAATGTGGCGGAGGTCATCGAGGAGTTCGCCATCCTGGGACGGTGCATCGCCAGCATGTGGGCGAACGCTTCGCCTGAGGCCCGCCCCAGCGCCCTTGACGTCGAGCGACTCTTCACCAAACTACATGCCGCTTCGACTGCCGTGTCGGAGCGCTTCAGCCGCCACCTGCTGGAGGATGAGCAGACGGAGAAGCGCTACCTGCGACTGCTCCAGAAGGTGGCCAATGAGGCGCTTGTCGACGAGGATGAGGCATCTCTGCGTGACCACTTGAAGGAAGTCCTTGAGTTGGTCATCGAGGCGATGGGCGCCCAGAGTGGTGCCGTGCTCCTGTATGAGGCCGAGGGGGAACAGCTCGTCACCGCAGCCGCTGCGGGATTGGCGAGCGAGCAGCTCGAACACTACGTGGCCTCTATGAATCCTGCGTCCTTTCCTGGCAGGGTTGCCGCTGGGGGCGAGGAGACCAGCACGGTCCTGGATGCCGAGACGACGCCGCTCGAGGTGAGCCAGACGCTGCGTCAGAACGGGCTGCGGTCGCTGCTCGGGGTTCGGCTTCCCCCCCACCGCGCACTGGTGGGCATCATGTATGTCGGCCTTGCCGAGGTCCGGGAATTCACCGCCCGGGAAAAGGCGCGGCTCTTGTCGCTAGGACAACAGCTGAGC harbors:
- a CDS encoding sensor histidine kinase; amino-acid sequence: MSGTDEGVLHCARPAGTKRARQDGFLQRQPKGPSVQISPTVRHVEHLLVQEVLGGFHTSSGRGSAMASVAETIHRHQGEIIRLWSEQAARAASARGLDGPEFKNIMPVYLASLADEEGVPGALVHARPTHVETHVAARLRQGFNVAEVIEEFAILGRCIASMWANASPEARPSALDVERLFTKLHAASTAVSERFSRHLLEDEQTEKRYLRLLQKVANEALVDEDEASLRDHLKEVLELVIEAMGAQSGAVLLYEAEGEQLVTAAAAGLASEQLEHYVASMNPASFPGRVAAGGEETSTVLDAETTPLEVSQTLRQNGLRSLLGVRLPPHRALVGIMYVGLAEVREFTAREKARLLSLGQQLSVHLDNAKLYANLREKIEALQAERALREQFVSVLAHDLRGPLSAAKSGAQLLMRHPERLDQRRDLALRIDRNIERTDQMVRDLLDANRIQGGQRLPLRLDMCDLGGVAQEVVEELIALHGDRFVLHAEERVRGIWSAEELRRALWNLGSNAIKYGAATEPITFTVTRAGDRARASVHNRGPVIAPADLEHIFKPFTRTHSAQKGTSKGWGLGLTLVWGCAQAHGGTVTVQSDAATGTTFTLKLPLDARPYQPREP